In the Elizabethkingia bruuniana genome, AAATTGAATGGTTTTTTGTTGTTATTTCGTATATTTGACCCCTAAAAAACTATTTTTATGGATATTAAAGATATACAGAACCTGATCAGGTTTGTTGCTAAGGCCGGAGTGTCTGAAGTAAAGTATAAAACAAAGGATTTTGAAATCAACATCAAAACTCCAAGCGCTGCTGCAGAAGGTGTTACTTACATCCCTCAACAGCCAGTTTTCCAACAAACAGCTCCTCAGGCTACTGCACCTGTAACATCTGCTCCACAAGCTACAACACCAGCTGCTGATAATGACGACAGCAAATATGTAGCTGTGAAATCTCCGATGATCGGAACTTTCTACAGAAAACCATCTCCGGATAAAGATGTGTTCGTAAATGTAGGTGATACTATCTCTTCAGGAGATACAGTTTGCGTTATCGAAGCAATGAAATTATTCAACCAGATTGAATCAGAAATAAGTGGTAAAATTGTAAAAATCCTTGTTGATGATGCTTCACCAGTTGAATACGACCAACCTTTATTCTTGGTAGATCCTTCTTAAGGAATTTTAGATTAAAAATTATAAATTTTAGATGCTTTTGTATTTAAAATAATTTAAGATTCAGAATTTAAAATTTAAAATTTCGAAACAATGTTCAAAAAGATATTAATTGCCAATAGAGGTGAGATTGCCATGCGTATTTTGCGTTCTGCAAAAGAAATGGGAATTAAGACTGTTGCTGTATACAGTACAGCAGATAAAGACAGCTTACATGTGCGTTTCGCAGACGAAGCTGTATGCATAGGACCTGCACCAAGTAAAGATTCTTACCTAAAGATCCCTAATATTATTGCTGCAGCAGAAATTACTAATGCAGATGCTATTCACCCTGGTTATGGATTCCTTTCAGAGAATGCTAATTTCTCCAGAATCTGCCAGAAGAACGGTATTAAATTTATCGGAGCTACTCCGGAGCAAATTGAAAAAATGGGAGATAAAGCTACAGCTAAAGCTACAATGAAAGCTGCAGGTATCCCATGTGTTCCAGGATCCGACGGACTTATCGATTCTTATGAGCATGCTGTAAAGATTGCTAAAGAAATTGGTTATCCGGTAATGATCAAAGCTACCGCAGGTGGTGGTGGTAAAGGGATGCGTGCTGTATGGAAAGAAGAAGACCTTAAAGATCACTGGGATTCTGCAATTCAGGAAGCTGTAGCAGCTTTCGGAAACGGAGGTATGTATATGGAAAAGCTTATTGAAGAGCCTCGTCATATTGAGTTCCAGATAGCAGGAGATCAAAACGGAAGAGCATGTCACCTTTCTGAAAGAGACTGTTCTATCCAAAGAAGAAACCAGAAACTGATTGAGGAAACTCCATCTCCTTTTATGACTCCTGAACTTCGTGAAGAAATGGGTAACGCAGCTGTGAGAGCAGCAGAGTACATTGGATATGAAGGCGTTGGTACAATTGAATTTCTTGTGGATAAACACAGAAATTTCTACTTCATGGAAATGAATACCCGTATCCAGGTAGAACATCCTATTACAGAGCAAGTAATTGACTATGATCTTATCAGAGAGCAAATCTTATTAGCTGCAGGAACTCCTATTTCTGGTATTAATCACTACCCTAAGCTTCATGCTATAGAGTGTAGAATTAATGCAGAGGATCCATATGCTGATTTCCGTCCTTCTCCAGGTGTTATAAAAGGATTAAACATTCCTGGTGGACACGGTGTAAGAGTAGATACTCACGTTTATTCCGGATATGCAATTCCACCTAACTACGACTCTATGATTGCTAAGCTTATTACAACTGCACAAACACGTGAAGAAGCTATTGCAAAAATGAAAAGAGCTTTAGAGGAATTTTATATTGAAGGAGTAAAAACCACTATTCCATTCCACAGACAACTTCTGGATAATGAAGACTTCATTGCCGGAAATTATACAACAAAGTTCATGGAAAGCTTTGTGATGGATAAAAATTATGAAAATCACTTCTAAAGTGATATATACATACAAAATAAAGAATGGCAGGAATTAGTTCCTGCCATTTTTGTTTACATCAGAATTAAATACGAAATCTACATCATTCACCAAATAATCATGCACTTTATGTCTAAAAAAACGAATTTGTGAAGGCGAAATAGAAACCGTAAATTCGTCACTCAAACTTTAAATATTATGTCAGAAATTAAAAATTCAGAATATTTCATTGAACTTGAAGAGAAACACGGAGCACACAATTATCACCCATTACCTGTTGTTTTAGACAAAGGAGAAGGTGTATTCGTATGGGATGTAGAAGGCAAAAAATACTATGATTTTCTTTCTGCATATTCGGCTGTTAACCAGGGACACTCTCATCCCAAAATTGTAGAGGCACTTGTTGATCAGGCAAGCAAATTGGCGTTAACTTCAAGAGCTTTTTATAACTCGAAGCTAGGAGAATACGAGCAAAAAATAACATCTCTTTTAGGTTTCGATAAAGTTTTACCAATGAACTCCGGAGCCGAAGCTGTTGAAACAGCAGTAAAACTAGCAAGAAAATGGAGTTACGAAGTAAAAGGGATTGCTGAAAATGCAGCAAAAATTATTGTATGTGAAAATAACTTCCACGGAAGAACAACAACTATTGTATCGTTTTCCAATGATCCGGATGCAAACCAAAATTATGGTCCTTTCACTCCTGGTTTTATTCGTATTCCTTATAACGACATTGCTGCATTAGAAGAAGTTCTAAGCAAAGAAGCAGGAAATATTGCAGCTTTTCTTGTTGAACCTATTCAGGGTGAGGCTGGTGTATATGTTCCTAATGAAGGATTCCTGAAGCAATCATCTGAACTTTGTAAAAAATACAATGTTCTTTTCATAGCAGATGAAGTACAAACAGGAATTGCCAGAACAGGTAAATTAATAGCATGTCACCATGAAAATGTTCAGCCAGACATTCTTATTCTGGGTAAAGCTTTGTCCGGAGGAATGTATCCTGTATCTGCTGTCTTAGCGAACAACAATATTATGGATGTCATCAAGCCTGGACAGCACGGATCAACTTTTGGAGGAAATCCATTGGCATGCGCAGTAGCAATGGCTGCCCTGGATGTTGTACAAGACGAAAAATTATCCGAAAGAGCAGAAGAATTAGGAAATCTATTCAGAAGTGAAATTGAAAAACTAATAGAGAAAACGGATCTGATTACTAAAGTAAGAGGAAAAGGATTATTAAATGCTATTCTTATTAATGATGCACCGGACAGCTCTACAGCATGGAATCTATGCTTAGCTCTTAAAGAAAACGGGTTATTAGCTAAGCCAACTCATGGTAATATTATCCGTCTGGCACCACCTTTAGTAATTACTGAAGAACAATTACTTGACTGTGTGAAAATTATTGAGAAAACGATTTTAGAGTTTTAATAAGTTATATTTTATTTATAACTTTCCTGCATGGAAAAAGTCAGTGGGCTAATCATTACTTACAATGAAGAACGCAATATTGCGGCTGTTTTAAGCTGTTTTAATTTCTGTGAGGAGATTATTATTGTTGATTCTTTCAGCACAGACAAAACAGTGGAAATTGCTCAAAAAAATCCAAAAGTTAAAGTTTATCAACAAGAATTCGTTGATTATACTAAACAGCGGAATAAGGCACTTTCTTTAGCTGAAAACGACTGGGTATTTTTTCTTGACGGTGATGAGCGGACAACTCCTGATCTTGAAAAAGAAATTATTGAGACCATAAATAACAAAGACTCTAAAGATGCTTATTATATCTACAGAATCTTTTTTGTAGGCCAAAAGAAAATAAATTTTTCAGGAACTCAGAATGATAAAAACTTCCGACTTTTCCGAAAATCGAAAGCTTTTTATACAGAAACAAAAAAAGTACATGAAACACTTGAAGTACAAGGAAGTACTGGAATTTTAAAACATAAATTACTGCATTATTCTTTTGAAAATTTCGAATCTTTTAAAAAGAAAATGATGTATTATGGATTATTAAAAGGTACTGAGCTTATAGAGAAAGGAAATAAATATTCTGTTTTTACTCACTGGAGCAAAGTTGCATTTAAATTTATTAAAACCTACTTTTTAAAGTTAGGTATCCTCGACGGAATTGATGGATTAAAAATCAGTTATCTCCAGAGTTTATATGTTGATGAAACCTATCAGACACTTAAAAATAAAAGCTAAAGTATCTACTTTAGCTTTTTTTATTGGTTTCATTTTGTGATAACATAAACAGGCTTTTTATCCTTGTAAAAGATATCTATGAAGCTTCTGAGTTTTCTCTGAGTATTGGACTCTTTTACCCAGATAGGGTTCTGTAGCAAATCCATTTCTTTAACCCTATCTATAATCTGTTCAAAAGAATATTTTTTCATGAAAGCTTCTTTCAGGAAATGATCAATTATTGTATTCCATTGTTGCTTATTTCCCCAATAATGTCCCACAGTATCATCTGCAGGCTGCAATACAGAGTACTCATTCAGTCCTATAGAAAAAGCCATCTGCTCGATAAGTCGCCTTGTAACGTTATCGGCACACAATGCATCATTAACATCTAAGGTAAGTTGCAAACTTTCTAAATGCTGATTAGAGATACCTATCAACCCAGCATTCCACATACTCGTAGCTTCATCTATTCTTATATCATGATATGTCTTCCCTTTCATCTGTTGCCACATCAACTTTTCAGTTTTAGAAGAAAGCACAGATAATTTTCCTTCTTTTACATGCATATGGTTCTGCCCACTTTGTAAACTTTTTGATAGCTTATCTGTTCTCTGGTAGAAGAAGGTATCTCCGTCTAAATAAAGAATAGATTCATGTGGATACTTCTTAGCAATTAATTCCAGCGCTTTAATTTTAACCCGCCAGAAAAATTTATGCTCCCCCTCCCACTCTGTTATCGTTTCTCTATTTATTGGTATTACTTCTATTTTATCCTCAAAAGAACTGAACAATGAAGTATCTTCTGCTATAACAATAATTTTATCTGCCGGATTTTTATAGGCAAATGCAGTGTATATAGAAAAATACACCTGTTGATAATGATCCAGATTATTACCAAAAACTAAGTATACTATATTCATTTAAGGGAGGTATTCATATGAAGTTTTGAAAATTATGATAAATTTCCTTTCTGTGGGACAAATTTAGAATAAAACCATGGATATCAAAAATTATAGGTTTCTGTTTTATATTAACTATCCCTTATTACGTACCGAATATTATAATTTTTTAATAAAATATATCCTCATACATCAGAAAATAGTTTTGTTTTCGTTTATCTAGATAAGCTAAATAATTTTATTTTAGCTAAAATAATGAAAAAACAACGCAACCTTTTTTCATCAAAGCCATCTTATTAGTAGCACTAGAATCTTCGAAAGAAGTACGGAACAAAAAATAAAACGAATTAATGAAAATTTGCGTCATAAGTTTTGATTACTGGCATTACGACCAATATATAGTTGAAACTCTTTCCAATAAAGGAGTTGATGCACACCACATCAATATTGGGGCGCTGACTCATGCAAGCTTCAAAGACAAGGCTGTCAATGCCCTTAGCAAAGTATTTCTGAAGAAAAATTTGAAATACGAAAAGCGCCAGAGTTTTATTATTCAATCACTCCAGGCTCTTGGTAAACAGGATCAGATTTTGGTATTAAATCCGGATTCAATGGACATTGCAACTCTGGAAATTGTAAAAAAATATACTGACAGACTTATTACATATCTCTATGATAGTGTTGGACGATTTCCTGTAGAAGACAAACTCCATTATTTTGATAAGATTTTTTCTTTCGATGATTCGGACGTAGAAAAGCATGGCTTTGAAAAACTAACAAACTATATTTATCTTTCTCATCTGCCAAAAGAAAACCAGTCTCCATCTAATGATTTGTTTTACATTACTTCTTATGATAAAAAACGACTGGGACAGATAGGCGTACTGGACAAAAAATTAGCAGAACTAAAAGTTAAATCTCAATTTATCATTGTTGGAAAAAAGGCATGGAAAAAAATATTACAAACAAAATTTTTCCCTGTTAGAAGTTCTTCTGTTACTTTTAGAACACAGCGAACCGATCCCAGAAATATGATAGAATCTTATCAAAACTGCACCGCAATTCTGGAGCTTATGCGAGAAGGACAGAATGGATTAAGTTTTCGAGTTTTTGAGGCAATTGCTTTGGAAAAGAAAATTATAACAGATAACGAAAATATAAAAAATTACGATTTTTATAATCCTGATAATATATTAGTTTTGGATAAAGATATGACTAATATAAATTCAGACTTCTTTCAGAAACCTTATAATGCGCTTGCAAAAGAATATTATAATAAATATACGCTGAATCAATGGACTGAAAGGGTCTTTAATCTACCTTTGACATAAAATCTTAATTATATTCATTACACTGAATCTTTAAATATGATTGCTTATACACAACAGTCTAAGGTTATAATATTTTGCCCTCCTCAGAAAGTTACCGGTGGACCAGAAGCTTTGCACCAATTATCTGACAAATTACTACGCTTAGGAAACAGAAATGTTTTCATGTCTTATTTACCCAAAAAGAAAAATGCTAAGCCCCAAAGCTATTCGATATATAATACACAGGAAATAGACACAATAGAGGACAATCAAGAAAACATACTGATTATCCCAGAGTCTATGACCTTCTTAGTAAAAAAATATCCAAAGTCTCAGAAAATAATCTGGTGGTTA is a window encoding:
- the accB gene encoding acetyl-CoA carboxylase biotin carboxyl carrier protein, producing the protein MDIKDIQNLIRFVAKAGVSEVKYKTKDFEINIKTPSAAAEGVTYIPQQPVFQQTAPQATAPVTSAPQATTPAADNDDSKYVAVKSPMIGTFYRKPSPDKDVFVNVGDTISSGDTVCVIEAMKLFNQIESEISGKIVKILVDDASPVEYDQPLFLVDPS
- the accC gene encoding acetyl-CoA carboxylase biotin carboxylase subunit, producing MFKKILIANRGEIAMRILRSAKEMGIKTVAVYSTADKDSLHVRFADEAVCIGPAPSKDSYLKIPNIIAAAEITNADAIHPGYGFLSENANFSRICQKNGIKFIGATPEQIEKMGDKATAKATMKAAGIPCVPGSDGLIDSYEHAVKIAKEIGYPVMIKATAGGGGKGMRAVWKEEDLKDHWDSAIQEAVAAFGNGGMYMEKLIEEPRHIEFQIAGDQNGRACHLSERDCSIQRRNQKLIEETPSPFMTPELREEMGNAAVRAAEYIGYEGVGTIEFLVDKHRNFYFMEMNTRIQVEHPITEQVIDYDLIREQILLAAGTPISGINHYPKLHAIECRINAEDPYADFRPSPGVIKGLNIPGGHGVRVDTHVYSGYAIPPNYDSMIAKLITTAQTREEAIAKMKRALEEFYIEGVKTTIPFHRQLLDNEDFIAGNYTTKFMESFVMDKNYENHF
- the rocD gene encoding ornithine--oxo-acid transaminase, coding for MSEIKNSEYFIELEEKHGAHNYHPLPVVLDKGEGVFVWDVEGKKYYDFLSAYSAVNQGHSHPKIVEALVDQASKLALTSRAFYNSKLGEYEQKITSLLGFDKVLPMNSGAEAVETAVKLARKWSYEVKGIAENAAKIIVCENNFHGRTTTIVSFSNDPDANQNYGPFTPGFIRIPYNDIAALEEVLSKEAGNIAAFLVEPIQGEAGVYVPNEGFLKQSSELCKKYNVLFIADEVQTGIARTGKLIACHHENVQPDILILGKALSGGMYPVSAVLANNNIMDVIKPGQHGSTFGGNPLACAVAMAALDVVQDEKLSERAEELGNLFRSEIEKLIEKTDLITKVRGKGLLNAILINDAPDSSTAWNLCLALKENGLLAKPTHGNIIRLAPPLVITEEQLLDCVKIIEKTILEF
- a CDS encoding glycosyltransferase family 2 protein, whose product is MEKVSGLIITYNEERNIAAVLSCFNFCEEIIIVDSFSTDKTVEIAQKNPKVKVYQQEFVDYTKQRNKALSLAENDWVFFLDGDERTTPDLEKEIIETINNKDSKDAYYIYRIFFVGQKKINFSGTQNDKNFRLFRKSKAFYTETKKVHETLEVQGSTGILKHKLLHYSFENFESFKKKMMYYGLLKGTELIEKGNKYSVFTHWSKVAFKFIKTYFLKLGILDGIDGLKISYLQSLYVDETYQTLKNKS